The nucleotide sequence CGCGACGACGCAGACCTTCACGACTTAAAGAGACAAAGGATTATCACCACCGTGGCGAAGATCGCAGACAGCATCGACTCGGCCCAGGCCGAGAACGTCGAGTCCTACTCGACCGAGACCCCGGCCTCCGAGGCCCCGGCCGCCCCGCGCGCCGTCCTCTCCGTTCCCGGCGCGGCCGTCGGCCGCCGCAAGGAGGCCATCGCGCGCGTGCGCCTGGTCCCGGGTTCCGGCACCATCACGGTCAACGGCCGTGAGTTCGCCGACTACTTCCCGAACAAGCTGCACCAGCAGCTCATCAACGACCCGTTCAAGGTGCTCGACCTCATCGGCTCCTACGACGTGGTCGCCCGCATCACCGGCGGTGGCCCCTCGGGTCAGGCGGGCGCACTGCGCCTCGCCATCGCGCGCGCTCTCAACGAGATCGACCGCGACAACAACCGCCCGACCCTGAAGAAGGCCGGCTTCCTCACCCGTGACGCCCGCGTCACCGAGCGCAAGAAGGCCGGTCTCAAGAAGGCCCGCAAGGCGTCGCAGTTCTCCAAGCGCTAACGCTCGCCAGCGTTTAGGCTTCGGTCCATGCCACGCCTCTTCGGAACCGACGGCGTTCGCGGTCTCGCGAACGGCAGTCTCACCGCCGACCTGGCGCTCGGCCTTGCGCAGTCAGCTGCTGCTGTACTGACGCAAGGCCGAAGCGCCGAGGCGCGCCGCGCCGCCGGCAAGCGCCCAACGGCCATCGTCGCCCGCGACCCCCGTGTCTCGGGCGAGTTCCTCTCCGCCGCCGTCGCGGCCGGGCTCGCCAGCTCGGGCATCGACGTGTACGACGCGGGAGTCATCCCCACGCCGGCAGCGGCCTTCCTCATCGCCGACTTCGACGCAGACTTCGGTGTGATGGTCTCGGCCTCGCACAACCCGGCCCCCGACAACGGGATCAAGATCTTCGCCCGCGGCGGCACCAAGCTCCCCGACGTCGTCGAGGACCGCATCGAGCAGCACCTCGACCTCGAGAAGCTGACCCCGACCGGCGCCGACGTCGGCCGCATCCGACGCTTCGCCGACGCGGAGGACCGCTACGTCCTCCACCTCCTCGGCAGCCTCCCGCACCGCCTCGACGGCATCCACGTCGTCCTCGACTGCGCTCACGGCGCAGCGGCGGGAATCTCGCCGGAGGTGTTCACCGACGCGGGAGCGCGAGTGACCGTCATCGGCGACGCGCCGGACGGCATGAACATCAACGACGGTGTCGGCTCCACGCACCTCGACAACCTCGCGAAGGCCGTGCTCGCGGCCGGCGCCGACGTCGGCATCGCCCACGACGGCGACGCGGACCGCTGCCTCGCGATCGACGCCGACGGCAACGTCGTCGACGGCGACCAGATCATGGCGATCCTCGCGGTCGGCATGAAGGAGCGCGGCAAGCTGCGCGACGACACCCTCGTCGCTACGGTGATGAGCAACCTGGGCCTGAAGCTCGCCATGCGCGACCACGGCATCCGGATGGTCGAGACCGCGGTCGGCGACCGGTATGTGCTCGAGGAGATGAACGAGCACGACTACTCCCTCGGCGGAGAGCAGTCCGGCCACGTCATCATGCGCGAGTTCGCGACGACGGGTGACGGCATCCTCACCGGGCTCCACCTCCTCAGCGAGATGGCACGCCAGGGCAAGACACTGGCGGAGCTCGCCCGCGTGATGACCGTGTACCCGCAGGTGATGGTGAACGTGAAGAACGTCGACCACCACGCGGTCCACACCGACGAGGGACTCCGCACGGCCGTTCAGACGGCGGAGAGTGCACTCGGCGACACCGGGCGCGTGCTGCTGCGCCCGTCCGGCACCGAGCCGCTCGTCCGCGTCATGGTCGAGGCCGCGGATCAGGTCACGGCGGAGCGTCTGGCGAACGAGCTCGCGGATGTCGTGCGGGAGCGGCTGGCTCTCTAGCCGTTCAGCGCGTCTCGCGCGTCAGCACTCTCGCGCGTCAGCGCGTCTCGTGCGCCCGGCGTGCCGCGAGGAAGTCCGCCACGGAGTAGGCGCGCGAGCGGTCGGGCAGCATCTCGGTGCCGTACAGTCCCGCCATCAGGGTGCCCGGGTCGACGTCGAGCGCCGTGGCGATACGGACGATGGTGTGCAGCTCGGAGTTCGCCTCGCCGCGCTCCACCCGCCCGTAGTTCGTCACGTGCATGTCGGCCAGGTTGGCGATGTCCTCCTGGCTCATCCCGAGCGCGATGCGTGCCTCACGAACCCGCTGCCCGAAGAGCTCGGCGGCGCGAGAACGTGGTGCTGGCATGCCTCATGCTTACGGGTCGTATGCATGCATGGCCAGAGCACCACGACCTCATTTATGCATGCCTGAGGTTTAGAAGCCAGATCAGAGCTTGCGCAGCAGGACGGAGCTCACCGCGTGATCGGCATCCTTCCGCAGCACCAGCTTGGCGCGCGAGCGTGTCGGCCGGATGTTCTGGAGCAGGTTCGGCTCGTTGATCGCCGTCCAGATGGATGCGGCCCGCGCTCGCGCCTCATCCTCCGTCAGCTGCGCATAGCGGTGGAAGTACGACTTCGGATTGGCGAACGCACCGCGCTGCAGCTTCAGGAAGCGCTCCTCATACCAGTGCGCGATGTCGCGGGTGCGCGCATCCACGTAGACGCTGAAGTCGAACAGGTCGCTCACGGCGAGCCGGTTGCCGCCGCCCGCCGGCTGCAGCACGTTGAGGCCCTCGACGATGAGGACGTCCGGGCGCCGCACGACGATCTCCGCATCCGGAACGATGTCGTAGCTCAGGTGCGAGTAGAAGGGGGCCCGGACCTCCGGGGCGCCGCTCTTGATGGCCGTGACGAAACGCAACAGCGCCCGCCGGTCGTACGACTCCGGGAAGCCCTTGCGCTCCATCAGGCCGCGGCGCTCGAGTTCGGCGTTGGGAAGGAGGAAGCCGTCCGTGGTCACCAGCTCGACGCGCGGGGTGTCGTCCCAGCGCGACAGCAGCTCGCGCAGCAGGCGCGCGATGGTCGACTTGCCGACGGCGACCGAGCCCGCGACGCCGATGACGAACGGCGTGCTGGCCGCCCGCTCGCCGAGGAAGTCGCTCGTCACCCGATGGAGCTGCTTCGCGCCGCCCACGTACAGATTGAGGAGACGGCTGAGCGGGAGGTAGACCTCCGACACCTCGCGCATGTCGAGCGGATCGCCGAGGCCGCGGAGCTGGACGATCTCCGTCTCCTGCAGCGGCAGTCTGGTGTTCTCCGCCAGTTCCGCCCAGTCGGCCCTGCTCAGCTCGACGAAGGGGGTGGAGGAGTCGCCGTTCGGAAGCATAGGGCACCAATTCTAGGGGGCGCTCCGAGCCGGCTCCCACTTACGCCCACGATAGACTCGGGTGCATGTGTGGAATCGTGGGGTACGTCGGTACCGACAAGAGCCTCGAGGTGCTTCTCGGCGGCCTGAAGCGCCTGGAGTACCGCGGATACGACTCCGCGGGCATCGCCGTGATCGGCCCGGACGGCGCCCTCGGCACCGCCAAGAAGGCCGGGAAGCTCTCGGTGCTGACCGAAGACCTGCAGGAGCACCCCATCCCGAACGGGCAGACCGGCATCGGTCACACCCGCTGGGCGACGCACGGCGGCCCGACCGACGTGAATGCGCACCCGCACCTGGGCGACGATGGTCGCCTGGCCGTCATCCACAACGGCATCATCGAGAACTTCGCAACGCTGAAGGACGAGCTGCTCGCCGACGGCTTCGCCTTCGAGTCCGAGACCGACACCGAGGTCGCAGCCGTGCTGCTGGGCCGCGAGTACCGCCGGACGGGCGACCTGCCCGAGGCGTTCCAGAGCGTCGTCTCACGCCTGGAGGGTGCCTTCACTCTCCTCGCGATGCACCAGGACCAGCCGCACGTCGTCGTCGGCGCACGCCGCAACTCGCCGCTCGTCATCGGGCTCGGCGAGGGGGAGAACTTCCTCGGCTCGGACGTCGCCGCGTTCGTCGAGCACACCCGCAAGGCGATGGCGATCGGTCAGGACCAGATCGTCACCATCACGCCGGACAGCGTCACGGTCACCGACTTCGCCGGCGCGCCCGTCGAGGTCGAGCCGTTCGAGGTCGCGTGGGACGCCTCCGCCGCCGAGAAGGGCGGCTGGTCGTCGTTCATGGCGAAGGAGATCGCCGAAGAGCCGGATGCGGTGGCCAACACCCTCCGCGGCCGCCTCGTCGAGGGCGCCGTCCACATCCCCGAGCTCGACGCGCTCGGCGACGAGTACTTCGCCGGCATCGACCGCATCACGATCATCGCCTGCGGCACTGCAGCGTACGCGGGCCTGGTGGGCAGCTACGCGATCGAGAAGTGGGCCCGCGTGCCCGTCACGGTCGAGCTGAGCCACGAGTTCCGCTACCGCGAGCCCGTGCTGACCGACGGCACCCTGGTCATCTCGATCAGCCAGTCGGGCGAGACGATGGACACGCTGATGGCCGTCAAGTACGCCCGCGAGGGCGGCGCCAAGGCCATCTCGGTCTGCAACACGCAGGGCGCGACCATCCCGCGCGAGTCCGACGCCGCGCTGTACACGCACGCCGGCCCGGAGGTCGCCGTCGCGTCGACCAAGGCCTTCGTCGCCCAGATCACCGCTCTGTACCTGTTCGGCCTTCACCTGGCGCGCGTCCGCGGCACCCTGAGCGCGGCGCAGCAGCGCGACGCGATCGAGGAGCTGCAGGAGGTGCCCGCCAAGATCGCCACGGTGCTCGAGTCGCACGCCGAGATCGCGCAGCTGGCCAAGTGGATGTCGGACACCCGCGCGGTGCTGTTCCTCGGTCGTCACGTCGGCTACCCGATCGCGCTGGAAGGTGCGCTCAAGCTCAAGGAGCTCGCGTACATCCACGCCGAGGGCTTCGCTGCCGGTGAGCTGAAGCACGGACCGATCGCCCTGATCGAGCCGGGTCAGCCGGTGTTCGTCGTCGTGCCCAGCCCGCGCTGGTCGGACGAGCTGCACAAGAAGGTCGTCTCGAACATCCAGGAGATCCGCGCCCGCGGCGCCCGCGTCATCGCGATCGCCGAGGCCGGAGACGCCGCCGTGCTGCCGTTCGCCGACGAGGTCATCCGCATCCCGCTGGCCGCGCCCCTCTTCGAGCCGCTTCTCGCGGTCGTCCCGCTGCAGATCTTCGC is from Leifsonia sp. 466MF and encodes:
- the rpsI gene encoding 30S ribosomal protein S9, producing the protein MAKIADSIDSAQAENVESYSTETPASEAPAAPRAVLSVPGAAVGRRKEAIARVRLVPGSGTITVNGREFADYFPNKLHQQLINDPFKVLDLIGSYDVVARITGGGPSGQAGALRLAIARALNEIDRDNNRPTLKKAGFLTRDARVTERKKAGLKKARKASQFSKR
- the glmM gene encoding phosphoglucosamine mutase; the protein is MPRLFGTDGVRGLANGSLTADLALGLAQSAAAVLTQGRSAEARRAAGKRPTAIVARDPRVSGEFLSAAVAAGLASSGIDVYDAGVIPTPAAAFLIADFDADFGVMVSASHNPAPDNGIKIFARGGTKLPDVVEDRIEQHLDLEKLTPTGADVGRIRRFADAEDRYVLHLLGSLPHRLDGIHVVLDCAHGAAAGISPEVFTDAGARVTVIGDAPDGMNINDGVGSTHLDNLAKAVLAAGADVGIAHDGDADRCLAIDADGNVVDGDQIMAILAVGMKERGKLRDDTLVATVMSNLGLKLAMRDHGIRMVETAVGDRYVLEEMNEHDYSLGGEQSGHVIMREFATTGDGILTGLHLLSEMARQGKTLAELARVMTVYPQVMVNVKNVDHHAVHTDEGLRTAVQTAESALGDTGRVLLRPSGTEPLVRVMVEAADQVTAERLANELADVVRERLAL
- a CDS encoding helix-turn-helix domain-containing protein gives rise to the protein MPAPRSRAAELFGQRVREARIALGMSQEDIANLADMHVTNYGRVERGEANSELHTIVRIATALDVDPGTLMAGLYGTEMLPDRSRAYSVADFLAARRAHETR
- the coaA gene encoding type I pantothenate kinase, whose translation is MLPNGDSSTPFVELSRADWAELAENTRLPLQETEIVQLRGLGDPLDMREVSEVYLPLSRLLNLYVGGAKQLHRVTSDFLGERAASTPFVIGVAGSVAVGKSTIARLLRELLSRWDDTPRVELVTTDGFLLPNAELERRGLMERKGFPESYDRRALLRFVTAIKSGAPEVRAPFYSHLSYDIVPDAEIVVRRPDVLIVEGLNVLQPAGGGNRLAVSDLFDFSVYVDARTRDIAHWYEERFLKLQRGAFANPKSYFHRYAQLTEDEARARAASIWTAINEPNLLQNIRPTRSRAKLVLRKDADHAVSSVLLRKL
- the glmS gene encoding glutamine--fructose-6-phosphate transaminase (isomerizing), with translation MCGIVGYVGTDKSLEVLLGGLKRLEYRGYDSAGIAVIGPDGALGTAKKAGKLSVLTEDLQEHPIPNGQTGIGHTRWATHGGPTDVNAHPHLGDDGRLAVIHNGIIENFATLKDELLADGFAFESETDTEVAAVLLGREYRRTGDLPEAFQSVVSRLEGAFTLLAMHQDQPHVVVGARRNSPLVIGLGEGENFLGSDVAAFVEHTRKAMAIGQDQIVTITPDSVTVTDFAGAPVEVEPFEVAWDASAAEKGGWSSFMAKEIAEEPDAVANTLRGRLVEGAVHIPELDALGDEYFAGIDRITIIACGTAAYAGLVGSYAIEKWARVPVTVELSHEFRYREPVLTDGTLVISISQSGETMDTLMAVKYAREGGAKAISVCNTQGATIPRESDAALYTHAGPEVAVASTKAFVAQITALYLFGLHLARVRGTLSAAQQRDAIEELQEVPAKIATVLESHAEIAQLAKWMSDTRAVLFLGRHVGYPIALEGALKLKELAYIHAEGFAAGELKHGPIALIEPGQPVFVVVPSPRWSDELHKKVVSNIQEIRARGARVIAIAEAGDAAVLPFADEVIRIPLAAPLFEPLLAVVPLQIFAMELSAAKGLDVDQPRNLAKSVTVE